One Chryseobacterium indoltheticum DNA segment encodes these proteins:
- a CDS encoding VIT domain-containing protein: MKSLYLKLLLFFPALFFAQIPVVETSDDKGNYVKNKEVILKKLVIETKITGKISTNIVTMVFRNNSARIKEAKLTFPLPEGVNASGYALDINGKLRNAVPVEKEKAREVYETIKKQNVDPGILEKVEGNNFRTTIYPLNANGGERTVQITYNYELKKSGESYEYFLPLNYTSEIPEFSIRTSVFQNIEVPQLEEKPDGNFNFVKKGNVWIAEVNKTKYRPGNNLKINFPQNNLPNVLMQKASDNSSYFLVDINIKQNEREKKLPENVAIVWDNSLSGKKRDHEKEFALLKEYFNTNKNLKVKVYFINNTFDEGKTFKINNGNWEELKKYLSQTIYDGGTDFGQLKKIKEDELFFFTDGLSSFGELKLIWNKPTYTISSSNNVNFGQLKFISNKTGGEFLNLNESNPQKEVRKLLFQPLKFLGVEKNDFVSEVYPSFTQTVSEDFVLSGILQGNQTSVKVNFGYGDEITETKTIRLNSNEQTIKDWDISKFWAQKKLNELEIFEIKNKDEIKNISKQFGLVSNNMSLMVLENVEDYVKYEIAPPQELRNEYDEIVKNKRNEKEEWTKDLMSDAEHMTEELKEWWKKDFQAKKRKTYPKPTSNEPMQVERLVETAVYNPESIKVENLSLPVAAPATKTVESSPSLAKSDSITSDRSNEIEEVVVMGYNRVTRKESVTSSSVSVTSDRVTVRGVPSVSSNTQLLSVQGRVEGIVVTPRYENENASDIINSGRIEIKDVESNAEYMKLFKTAENSEKIYQVYLQNRKDYENLPQYYFDVSELLFKNNDKKTGLKVLSSIADLDIENEELYKLLAYKLKKTGTYDKELFITKKVLEWRPFDPQSYRDYALALEDNKLYQEALDNLYKVLTQSYTDELADRDDGIEEVVVMEINQLITNYRSQLDLKNINPKIITDLPVNIRVVINWNKDDTDIDLWVTDPNKEVCMYSHSSTEVGGRLSNDFTQGFGPEQFLLKKAVKGKYKIQTNFYSENQTGIAGPTAIMAEIYINYATGKQERKIVVFQNQKEDNGSDKEILIGEFEF; encoded by the coding sequence ATGAAAAGTTTATATCTGAAATTATTGTTGTTTTTTCCTGCTCTGTTTTTTGCGCAGATTCCCGTTGTGGAGACTTCGGATGATAAAGGAAATTATGTTAAAAATAAAGAGGTTATCTTAAAGAAGTTGGTCATAGAAACCAAAATTACGGGCAAGATTTCTACGAATATTGTTACAATGGTTTTCAGAAATAATTCAGCTCGTATAAAAGAGGCAAAACTTACATTTCCGCTTCCAGAAGGAGTAAATGCAAGTGGTTATGCTTTAGATATTAACGGAAAACTGAGGAATGCAGTTCCTGTAGAAAAAGAAAAAGCCAGAGAAGTGTATGAAACGATAAAAAAACAAAATGTAGATCCCGGAATTTTAGAAAAAGTTGAAGGGAATAATTTCCGTACGACAATTTATCCCCTTAATGCAAATGGTGGTGAAAGAACGGTTCAGATCACTTATAATTATGAGCTTAAAAAATCAGGAGAAAGCTATGAATATTTTTTACCGCTAAATTATACCTCAGAAATCCCCGAATTTTCAATTAGAACTTCTGTCTTCCAAAATATAGAAGTTCCTCAACTTGAAGAAAAACCAGATGGCAATTTTAATTTTGTTAAAAAAGGAAATGTTTGGATTGCAGAAGTGAACAAGACAAAATATAGGCCGGGAAACAATTTAAAAATAAATTTCCCTCAAAATAATCTTCCAAATGTTTTAATGCAGAAAGCTTCGGATAATTCATCTTATTTTTTAGTTGATATAAATATTAAACAGAATGAAAGAGAAAAAAAACTGCCTGAAAATGTAGCAATAGTCTGGGATAATTCTTTAAGCGGAAAAAAACGCGATCATGAAAAAGAATTTGCTTTGCTGAAAGAATATTTCAACACGAATAAAAATCTGAAAGTCAAAGTTTACTTTATCAACAATACATTTGATGAAGGTAAAACTTTTAAAATAAATAATGGAAATTGGGAAGAACTGAAAAAATATTTATCTCAGACAATATACGACGGAGGAACCGACTTTGGACAATTGAAAAAAATAAAAGAAGACGAGCTTTTTTTCTTTACCGACGGATTATCGTCTTTCGGAGAATTAAAATTGATTTGGAATAAGCCAACTTACACAATTTCATCTTCTAATAATGTGAATTTTGGTCAGTTGAAATTTATAAGCAATAAAACAGGAGGCGAATTTTTAAATTTAAATGAAAGTAATCCACAAAAAGAAGTCAGAAAACTGCTTTTTCAGCCTCTAAAGTTTTTAGGAGTTGAAAAGAATGATTTTGTTTCTGAAGTATATCCTTCTTTTACCCAAACTGTTTCTGAAGATTTCGTTTTGTCGGGAATTTTACAAGGGAATCAAACATCCGTCAAAGTTAATTTCGGTTACGGAGATGAAATTACCGAAACAAAAACTATTCGTTTAAATTCGAATGAGCAAACTATTAAAGATTGGGATATTTCAAAATTCTGGGCTCAGAAAAAACTAAACGAACTGGAGATTTTTGAAATAAAAAATAAAGATGAAATAAAAAATATAAGCAAGCAGTTCGGATTGGTAAGCAATAATATGAGCTTAATGGTTTTAGAAAATGTTGAGGATTATGTGAAGTATGAGATTGCTCCGCCTCAAGAATTAAGAAATGAATATGATGAAATTGTAAAAAACAAAAGAAATGAAAAAGAGGAATGGACAAAAGATTTGATGAGTGATGCAGAACATATGACTGAAGAGCTTAAAGAATGGTGGAAAAAAGATTTTCAGGCAAAAAAAAGAAAAACTTATCCGAAACCCACTTCTAATGAGCCAATGCAAGTTGAAAGACTGGTAGAAACTGCAGTATATAATCCGGAAAGTATAAAAGTTGAAAATTTATCTTTGCCGGTTGCAGCTCCAGCTACAAAAACTGTAGAATCTTCCCCTAGCTTAGCAAAATCGGACTCGATAACTTCCGACCGCTCAAACGAAATTGAGGAAGTTGTAGTGATGGGTTACAATAGAGTCACTCGTAAAGAATCTGTTACTTCTTCATCTGTTTCAGTAACTTCTGATCGGGTTACCGTTAGAGGTGTGCCTTCTGTCAGTTCAAATACACAATTGCTTTCAGTACAGGGAAGAGTAGAAGGTATCGTTGTTACTCCGAGATATGAAAATGAAAATGCATCAGACATTATCAACTCTGGCAGAATTGAGATAAAAGATGTAGAATCAAATGCCGAATATATGAAGCTTTTTAAAACTGCTGAAAATTCAGAAAAAATTTATCAGGTTTATCTTCAAAACAGAAAAGACTACGAAAATCTTCCACAGTATTATTTTGATGTTTCTGAGTTACTGTTTAAAAATAACGATAAGAAAACTGGCTTAAAAGTTCTAAGTTCAATTGCGGATTTAGATATAGAAAATGAAGAACTGTATAAATTATTGGCTTATAAATTAAAAAAGACAGGAACGTATGATAAAGAATTATTTATCACCAAAAAAGTTTTAGAATGGCGTCCATTTGATCCTCAAAGTTACCGTGATTATGCATTGGCTTTAGAAGATAATAAGCTTTATCAGGAAGCTTTAGATAATCTTTACAAAGTTCTTACACAATCTTATACTGATGAATTAGCCGATCGTGATGACGGAATCGAGGAGGTTGTTGTAATGGAAATCAATCAACTGATAACCAACTACAGAAGTCAATTAGATTTAAAAAATATTAATCCTAAAATTATTACAGATCTTCCTGTAAATATCCGTGTTGTTATCAACTGGAATAAAGACGATACAGATATTGATCTTTGGGTAACAGACCCTAATAAAGAAGTATGTATGTACTCTCATTCTTCGACAGAAGTTGGGGGAAGATTGAGCAATGATTTTACACAGGGTTTCGGACCTGAGCAATTTTTATTGAAAAAAGCAGTTAAAGGAAAGTATAAGATTCAGACCAATTTCTATAGCGAAAATCAAACGGGAATTGCAGGTCCTACTGCAATCATGGCTGAAATTTACATCAATTATGCAACGGGAAAACAAGAAAGAAAAATAGTTGTTTTTCAGAATCAGAAGGAAGATAATGGTAGTGATAAAGAAATTCTTATCGGTGAATTTGAATTTTAA